TATTTATACAAAATAATATTACTGCAAAAAAATTTGATATAGAAAATTCAATATCTTTAGTGCCACAGTGCAGGGCTTAGAGGACAGTTCATTCCATTTTAGTAAAAtaaaattataattattaaaagCTACAATAAATACTGGAGTGACTATGGTACATAATACAGTGACTATAAAATACAAGAGCTGGTAATTAGCACTCGATTTTGCCTCCGATTAGGAcgaaatgtatatatatatccatATTCCACATAATTAACTGGCTTAATTAGCTGCTTGCAGGTGGTCGGAAATGAAAATAATGATGAACAAAAGGTTGATACACTGAAGGACATTGGAATGTCGATTATAGCAGAATGTGATGGTTTGCCTCTCGCAGTCAAAGTAATAGGAGGCCTCCTCCTCCAGAAAAGGACAAGGCGAAGCGATTGGACAAAGGTCCTTAATGATTCTACATGGTCAGTATCTCAAATGCCCGAAGAGCTAAACTATGCAGTATACCTGAGCTATCAAGATCTGAACCCTGAGTTGAAGTCTTGCTTTCTGCACTACGCCCTCCTCCCAAAGAACATGGTGTTCTGGTATAAGCAAGTTGTTGCCATGTGGATTAGTGAAGGATTTGTTCATGGAAACTCACAGGATTTGGAAGTGTTAGGAAAAGAGTACTATGACCAGTTAATAGCTAGGAACCTTCTAGAGCCTGATCAAGGGTACATAGACCAGGTAGTTTGCAATATGCATGATGTTGTTCGCTCGTTCGCTCAGTATTTGACTAGAGATGAAGCATTGATAGCTCACAAAACTGAGCCTGGCCATACCAATAACATTAACCCACAAAATGTTATTCGGTTATCACTAAAATCCAAAGAATCAGAGTCAAATGAGCTAGAGTGGAGTGCTCTACAAGCACATATATCACTGCGAACACTTATTTTAGTTGGGGAAACAAAGATCAACCCAGGTGATTCACTGTCATCTTTTCCTTGTTTGCGGACCCTACATATAGAAGATGGAAATTTTGATGCATTGTCTGAATCCTTGGTCCaactcaaacacttgaggtatttGTGCCTAGATGGCACTGACACATCAAGGCTGCcagaaaatatagacatgatGCAATTCTTGCAGTTCATTGACCTTTCTAACTGTGGAAGTCTGACGAAGCTTCCTTGTGGCATTGGAATGTTACGGCAGCTGAGGTATCTAAGCCTTGTATACTCAGGTATAAACAATATACCCAGGGGTTTCGGCAGCCTAACTAATTTGAGGATATTAAAGGGGTTTCCAGCCCATGTGGAGGGTGATTGGTGTAGTTTGGAAGAATTAGGACCTCTTAACTGGCTCACGAGTGTTGATATTCGTGGCCTGGAGAATGTATCTTCTTCCTCATTTGCTATAAAAGCCAGGCTTGGTGAAAAGGTGTGCCTCAGCTATCTGTACTTACAGTGCACTAGTAGTAGTGGAGGTGCTCACCGGTTGGTGAAACAGGAAGAGCAGCAACACATCGAGAAGGTGTTTGATGGGCTCTGCCCTCCGCCTTGCTTAGAAAATCTTACAATCGAAGGGTACTTTGGTCAACGACTTCCACGGTGGATGACGTCGACAGCAATTGTGTGCCTTGGATGCTTGAGGATTCTATTCATGGAAGACTTGCCTTATTGCACAGAGCTACCTGATGGCTTCTGGCAGCACCCCAGCTTGGAGTACCTACAGATTAAAAGCGCCCCAGGCATCAAGCGTGTTGGGCCAGAGTTCTTACTACCACACCATCATGAGCACCCAAGCGCTGTGGAGAACTTTGGTTCTGGTTTGAAAATTCACGTGGCTGGATGTCCTTGCCTGGAGAGGATCAGTAACCTACCAAATTTGCAGAACCTTAGTATCAGGTCGTGCCCAAAGTTGAAGGTGTTAGAGGGTTTGCCTGCACTTCAGAAACTCTGGCTGGAGGACTACGACATGGAAACACTCCCTGGATATTTGCAGGACGTAAAGCCAAGGCATTTGGATCTAGACTGTGATGTCCTGTTGCTCACTTCCATAGCTGAAGGAAAATCTAGCCCTGAGTGGGACAAGTTTAGCCATATCAAGCAGGTCAAGGCATATGCAGATGATGATGTCAACAACATTGAAAGGAAGTGGTACGTGAAGTACACGATAGATCCTTTCAGCTTCAAGACAAACATCAGCCCCTCTGCTGACGCTTCAGGTAAATTAACACAACACTGCTGCTTTATATGTTGCATATACTGAGCACCTTTCTTGCTATTGGAATATCTGGTTACTTGACTAGACGGTCCGTTTCAGGGGATGAAACAGAGGAGGTGTTATTGGACAAAGTGGAGCAAGTTTGAAGGGAATTCATCGTGGAACAACAGAGGGAGTaacaataaagtatgcatgctacTCCAAGACTATTATTATTACTACATACGTCTCTAGCACTATCGATTATAGAATGTATAAAAGACCTCGCCTGCAGGTGGAGTGCCGCATGGACAAAAAGCAGCCTTGGAGGCTGGAGCTATCATCGCTTCGGCCGAAGAAGAAGCAATGGAGCCGATTACTACGCTGCGGGTCGTCGTGAGGCAGTCAGATGTTGGACACTGCAAATAAATTCATGGTGACTAGAATGCGATGTGATgtgaattagtttttttattcgaATCTGTGTTACTGTGGATGCAGGttaccacctgagaatacagagcCTTGTACATATAATTAAGTTGTGAGTCGTCATGTGACAAAACAAATGTTATGATACAGCTTATTCCGGCTTGCGGATTCATTGTGAGCCTGAAAATGTACGTAGGTTGCCAACTAAATGTTCATATATATGCTGCCAGTGCCATGAGAATGCAGCTTCCTAACAAGGCTCCTTTTATTTTTCAGATATTTAAATTAGTAGCAATATAAAGGACCGAAAACGTTgaccagaggggggtgaatacgAGCCGTAAAATTTCTCTCGAAATATGTGGCCGCTGTCCCAAAATCACCGCCAAACCAGCACACCAAAAGAAGTTCCCAAATCTAAAATATCCATGCCAACTGATGACGAGAATACTTAGGGCCCGTTTGGGACGGCTTGCGCCGGCTCCGGCTTTTCTGACTGTAGCGCGaagccggttttctctctcctGCTTTTCTGTCTCACTGTAGCACGCGTACTGTAGCACTCGGGGAAAAGCCAGAAAAAATGGCTTCTCCGGCTTCGATGAACAGCGACGATGTCAGTGAGAGGGgaagaggaggagagagaaaaccggcttcgcgctacagtgttgctacagtgcCGATGTCAGATAAGCCAAAGCCGGCGTGAGCcgtgccaaacaggcccttagataAGTTCCTTGAATCGATCGAAAACCAACGCAAAAGATGGAACTTAAATCCGAGCACAAACGCGCAAACCACGGATGAAACAAAAGAAAACAGGGCTGGAAATTCGAACCTGCCAGACTGGAAATTGGGCCGGCACTTTTGACAGGCACTGGACACCACCGCACGATCAGGAGGCGGTGTACACCGACAGCCGCGAACAGAACCGAGAGAAAAACCGCACGAACGGAGGGAAACAGCTACCGCACGGCACTGGGTTGCATTGCACGTACCGAGCGGAGATGGAGAGAGGAACAACCAGCGGTGGGTCTGCTCGCCGCCGGCCAGATGCTGCGCTGCCAATCTGAgacagacagagagcaagcaccgAAGGAAGTAGAGACAGGGAGGAGACCGACGAGAGGATGGCCACCTGGGCGAGCGCCGCTCGGGCTCTGGGAGCACGCGGCTCCTGCTGCTTGGCGCATGCCTTCGGCCTCTCTGGGCGAGCACCGGCTCGGGCCTGGTGAGCACGGTGCTGGTGCTCAGTTGCTCGTCTCCCCACACGCAAAAGACGAACAGGAAAAGCAGTGCCTCTGCTAGGCACGAAGATTGTTCTGATTAATAAAAATGTGGAGAGATACATTTGGCCTCAGTTTAGCATTTTGGCACATTAATCATGGCCGCCGATAACTCGGGCAAAAGATTGCCCGAACCGCAACATAGTTATCGAGGGTCATGCCATAAGCTTCTGTGTAAGACATCGCCTCTGTAATCCGCGTGACACACTGCCTCTGTAATTGGATTTTCAAAGACGGCCTCATAAGAAGGCCATCTCTGAAAATGACCTTGTTTTCAGATATGGTCTTTTTAACGCCTCTGAAAATCTATTTATAGATGCAGGGAGAGATTTTTAGAGGCAATGGAAGAAAATGTCCGCCTCTGTAAATAAAACCCACTGTCTCCTGAAATCATTTTTGTGGTAGTGTTTTTGTACACGGTCTATACCAAATAAGATTAATTTAGAAagcaagaacagaaaagatcatctgatcctgaaattaaaaaaaaattagaaaagtGACTGGTACTTATGCAAGATGATTTAGTAATCTCTTTCCCATATAACATTATTTAACAAACAGAGAACCAAATGTGGGTAATATATGATTAGAAGAGCCACCATGGTGATGTCTGAAAACCTCTGGATTAAGTGAGGATATGGTACATTGCATCAGATGCTATATATCCCAGTGCCATCCATTTCATATAATAGTATTTTAGAAATAGACAAATATTTTGATCAAACATCATATTCTGTGCAATGTGCATTAAATGCATCAGCAAAGCATTGTAAGTTCACACTGTACCCAAAAACCATTACATAGGGCACTTTATGCTTGCCACCGATAAACTAGATCATGAAAATTCTCTAGAATGAATGACCTCAATAGTAGTTCTATTATTAGCATAAGTAAGTAAGACATACGTGTACAGAACACAGGCAGCTTTCGATTTATGCACGATAAATAACCATTGTTAAATAATTATAAGCACATAGTGGTGGAACGAATACATGACCAAACAACAActacagaaaaaaaaagaatctaCTACAGCATTTATTTCAACGCCTTCTCCTCACCAAACAATTATACCCTAATAATGAAATATTTCGATTCGTCAACTATATGTAACAAGGAACATGAATCGTGTTAGGTGTTATTGTGTTGATGACATATAACATGAAGTC
This sequence is a window from Miscanthus floridulus cultivar M001 chromosome 10, ASM1932011v1, whole genome shotgun sequence. Protein-coding genes within it:
- the LOC136489889 gene encoding putative disease resistance protein RGA3 — protein: MAVVLDGLASYLQHMLLEMAKEEVHLLLGVPDEIKKMGIKLGDLKRFIADADKRNISDESVQSWVRELRNAMYDATNILDLCQLKAMERGPSKDMGCFNPLLFCLRNPLHAHDIGHRIKNLNERLDDIEKRSKTFNFINLASYEDDKKKVESSLRARRETTGEDELGVVGDKIEEDTRNLVNLLTKKEKNIHEHKKVMVYAIVGVGGIGKTTLAKKIFNHDFIKLEFEKRLWLSVNQEFSDSGLLERAITEARGDHQAARNTKAALERTLKEALEGCKTLLVMDDVWDHHAWEKVLKPPLIKSLSRGSRVLVTTRQDAVARGMMAEVPYHHVDKLEQEDAWSLLKKQVVGNENNDEQKVDTLKDIGMSIIAECDGLPLAVKVIGGLLLQKRTRRSDWTKVLNDSTWSVSQMPEELNYAVYLSYQDLNPELKSCFLHYALLPKNMVFWYKQVVAMWISEGFVHGNSQDLEVLGKEYYDQLIARNLLEPDQGYIDQVVCNMHDVVRSFAQYLTRDEALIAHKTEPGHTNNINPQNVIRLSLKSKESESNELEWSALQAHISLRTLILVGETKINPGDSLSSFPCLRTLHIEDGNFDALSESLVQLKHLRYLCLDGTDTSRLPENIDMMQFLQFIDLSNCGSLTKLPCGIGMLRQLRYLSLVYSGINNIPRGFGSLTNLRILKGFPAHVEGDWCSLEELGPLNWLTSVDIRGLENVSSSSFAIKARLGEKVCLSYLYLQCTSSSGGAHRLVKQEEQQHIEKVFDGLCPPPCLENLTIEGYFGQRLPRWMTSTAIVCLGCLRILFMEDLPYCTELPDGFWQHPSLEYLQIKSAPGIKRVGPEFLLPHHHEHPSAVENFGSGLKIHVAGCPCLERISNLPNLQNLSIRSCPKLKVLEGLPALQKLWLEDYDMETLPGYLQDVKPRHLDLDCDVLLLTSIAEGKSSPEWDKFSHIKQVKAYADDDVNNIERKWYVKYTIDPFSFKTNISPSADASGDETEEVLLDKVEQV